The segment AAAGAAAAGCCAAAGACAGCATAAATTATTAAAAGTTTCGAGTTCTTTACTTTCTAAAGTTTTTAATTTTTCTAAATCTAAATAAGAGCTAAATTTTCGCCTAAACTCTTGCTGAAACCTCTTTAGACCTTTTAAAGTATTAGCTAAATTATGTGCTGCTATATGACTAAGTTTAGGGTCTAAATTATTGCTTTTAGCTATTTCAAGTACCCTTTCTTTATCCTCTTTTCTTCCTAAAGCAGATGTTATGACCATGCCTTGTTCTGCTTGATTAAAAAAATTATATAAATTTTGATGATATTCTCGAAATACTTTGAGATAAGAACTATAGTCTTGAAATGCCAAAGCATTATTTTTATTTGATAAAAACAAATCATTTTTATTATTAAATCCCCATTCATTTGCGGAACAAGCTGGTAATAAGGGAGTATATACAAGTTGTTGTTTGCAATCTCTCCACTCAGGAGGATTAATATATTTATCAAACCAATTAAAAGCTTGGGATTGACGAAAATAATTTATTAGTCCTTTGTCCAATTTTCCAAGCATATTAAGAATATTGGTTCGTAACCTAATAACTTGAGTTGAATATTCAGACCAATTTTGTGGTTTAAAAAATTGGTCTGCTATACCTGTAAAAGTAGAATTAATTGAAGTTAACCATGTAACAGGAAGATTCTCTTTTGCAATTCCAGTTTTTACAGTTTCATCATAAGGTAACTCTTCAGTAAACATACGATGGCCATAGCCACAACAAGCATAAAGCTGTCTATCAGGTAACAATTTTCTTAATAAATCTATTCTCCACATAGCTTCTTGATGTAATTCACTTTCATCTTCTCTTTTTATTGAATTATTAAATGAATTTTCATTTTTTCTTGCGTAAGTTGGGATTAAGAAATGAGCCGTTAGTTTTTGGTTATCATCTTCCAGAATGATTGTTTGAGTCTCTTGTCGAAAACGTTGTACTATTTGCATTCTATGTGTGTTCATCCAGATGTTAAATTTTTCTTCATACCCAAAAGATAATCCTAAAATTAAATCAGCTAAAACATCAATTGGTAAATCTTGAAATAAATTATTAAAATCTATTTTATTTATTAGATTATCTAGGCAAAAATCAATTTGTAATCTTCCCAACCAAAAGAATACTTCTGACATCGCTTGCCAATCAAGATAACCAAAAGGTTGCTCAATTATAAAAATTATATTAGATAACCATTTTTTGCTATATTGAAAAACTTTAGATTTATCTGTTTGTTGACTCTGTAAATTTTCTATTTCGTTAACATAAGATTCTGGAACTATTGTCCTTAAGCATTGCCAAATACTTGATTCTGAATCAGTCATAGCATCTGTAATATCATAGGATAACAATATCCAAAATCCACTCCCTAAATCTGAATGTAATGTTTGAATTAAAGCTTTATTCTCTTCAACATAATCTTTAATTCCTAGCCAAATTAATGCCTTATTTATACCAGCAATACCAGACCAATATTTAGGTTGATAGAACATTAAAGAATTTACAAGAGGTCGAATTTCATTATATTTTCTAGAAAAAGAGTATAAAAGAAAGCTCTCCATATCTGATTCTATAATAAATGGAAAACATTCGATTGCACTTTCAGACCAAGCAGATAAACTTGGGTCTGTGAGAATATCAGAAAGAATTTGTGAACGAATGGGGTGCATTCCATAAATAAGAGAACCATCATCACTACACTTAAGCAAATATTCTTTTTCTAATAATTCTATTGTTCTTCTAGGTACTGGCAAGTTTAAAAACTTTACAAGCGACTTAACATCTAATCTAGCCTCAAAAGCAGAAGCAATTGATACTAATTTTAAAAATTCGAGTTCTTTATTACTAAATTTTCCTATTCTTACTTCATCTTCAAGTCGTCTAACTTGTTGTAAAAGTCGCTGTTTAAGGAATTGACCTTTGGTTATGAGAAATACAAATTCCATTAAAAGTTTTTCATGAAAGCAATGTTCTTGATAAAATCGATCCCAAGCTTCTTCAAAATTTAAAAATTCAACCGTAGCCTTTTTTTCAACTAATGATTGATAAATTTCCTTCGCTTCATTTGCATCAAAGGTTAACTCAATATCAGAAAAAGGAAATTCAGTTCCCGATACACTAGCTCGTCGATAGTCCTCTTCTCTGACTGTTACTAAAACATAAATGTTTTGATAACTTGCTAATTGTTTAACTAAATCAGTCCACCCATTGTCATTATGAGAAACGTCCAGATACATAATTATTGGAATACCGATAGCTTTAGCATAACCTTCTATTGCTCTAGCGATACTTAATGAGTGTTGTCTATTTTCAATAAGTTGAATTTTAAAACGCCATTGTTCAGGATGAAATTCATGAAGATAACGATAAGCTAATGTTGTTTTTCCTTGTCCGGAAGCTCCATGTATAATAACAACTTTGTTTCTATTAAACTCTTGAGATATTTTTTCTAATTCATTCTTTCTTATAACATCTACATTGGCTAAAATATGTTCATATCTTGCTGATATACCTCGATAAAATTCATGAGATAGATATTCTTTTTTCTGTTCATCTATAAAATTATTTTCGATTGGGAGAATAGAAGTAAACCATTCTTTATGGTAAGTTGTCCGTTCAACAAGAAACTCACCAATTTTATTCAGCTTTTCAGTAATACTCTGATAAGTTATTTTAATTTGATTCTCAGCACAAATATATAACCAATAAGTTATAATGTCAAAAGCACATTTATAATCAATTCCAGCTAAGCCTTGCTTTAATAACCCAAGTGCTTCTTTTTCTAAGTTTTCTTCAGTGACAGTTTCAAGATTGATTTTTTTCAACAGTTTTTCGGCTTCTTCACTAGATAAGTGTCCATAGTTACTTAGTTTTTCTGATTCCGCCTTTAATTTGTTGATATTTCCGTTACAAGCTTCTTCAAAATCTTGTCCAAAGCATCCAAAACTGATTACTCTGATGGTTTTTAAACTTGATGTACTATTAATTAATATATGACTTCTATTGAAAAAAGAATCTACTTTCTTAGGAGAAAAGGAAGATAATGAAATATTTTCCGAACGAGCTTTGACTTGAATAATCTCTATTAAATGACCTGCTTCATCATAAATGGCTAAATCTTCTTGTCCTTCTGGTTGGAACGTGAAATTATTTTTTTTATTTTCTGAGAGTATACGCCATAAAGTATAAAGTAATTGAAGTCGATAACCACGATATGTTGGTGTTGCGTCTGAGTGTGAAAAAGAAGACATAAGGATTATTGGTACAAAAGTCCTTATTATTGTAGCTTAGATAAATTCAAATTTACCATTAATTACTCAAACCTAACTTGAGCAACCTATTCCAATGACCCACATAACCGTTGTCCAATGTCGCCTAATCGCCCCAGAAAGCACCCTACAACACATCTGGAAAATGATGGCACAGCAACAAACCCCACTCATTAACCAACTACTCCACGACATTAACACCCATCCTGACATCAACACCTGGTTAACCGCCAACCAACTCCCCTCAAAACTCGTTGAAACCCTTGCCCAACCCCTGAAAACCCAATCCCCCTACCAAGGACTACCAGGACGTTTCATCACCTCCGCTATTATCCTTGTCAAAGAAATGTACGCCTCATGGTTTGCTATTCAAACCCAAAAACGTCTTTCTCTAGAGGGGAAAAAACGCTTCCTGACCATTCTCAAAAGTGACAAACAATTAATACAAGACAGTCAAACCGACTTTCTAACCTTATGTTATAAAGCCCAACAACTGCTCAAACGAACCCAGAACAAACTTAAACTCGACGAACCTCAACATAGTGAAAAAGCCCATTGGTCAATCATTAACGCCCTTTATCCCGCCTACAACAACGCTAAAACCCCTATATCTCGCGCAGCTTTTGCCCTTCTTATCAAAAATAACGGTCAAGTTCCCGACACCCCGGAAAACCCCGACTATTACCAACAACGCCGTAAACGCAAAGAAATCCAAATTAGACGCTTAGAAGAACAACTCAAAGCCTCACTCCCCAAAGGTCGTATCCTTGACTCAAAACACTGGGAAAATACTCTTAAATTAGCCCAAACTCCTATTACCACTATCGAAGAAATTACCTCTCTCCAAACCCAACTTTTACAAAAATATTCTCATCTTCCCTTTCCCGTTTTCTATGGAACCAACACCGACTTAACTTGGTTTAAAAACCCTCAAGGTCGCATCTGTGTTAAATTCAACGGACTCAATCAATATCCTTTTCAAATTGCTTGTAATAAACGACAATATCCTTGGTTTCAACGCTTTTTTACGGATTATCAAAGTTATAAATCCCATAAACAACAAGTTCCCACAGGATTAATGGTATTACGTTCAGCCCGTCTTCTTTGGCAACCCACTAATGGTCAAGGAGAACCTTGGAACACCCATCATCTTAGCCTTCATTGTGCCATTGATAACGACCTTTGGACTATCTCAGGTATTCAACAAGTTAAACAGCAAAAAATTCTTCAAACCGAGCAAAAAATCGCTAATTTCCATAGTAAAGCCTTAGAAAAAGAATTAACCCCTAACCAACAACAACGACTTAAAGCCAGTCAAACCTCTCTTAACCTATTAAAAACCTTCGATATTAATGAATTTTTTCCCTCAAAATGTTCCCTCTATCAAGGTTCTCCTGATATCATTTTAGGGGTAAGTATTGGTTTAGAAAACCCTGCTACCATAGCTATTATCAATATTTCTACACAAGAAATTCTGACCTATCGCACCACCAAGCAACTCTTAAGTCGAACTCGAAAAGTTCGCAATAAAAAGCCTAACTCAAATAACTCTAATCAAAGTTTATCTTCAGCCTATAAACAGATTTCTAATTATGAATTATTCTTACAATATCAACAACAAAAACATCATAATCAACATCAACGACATAACGCCCAAATTAATGATGCAAATAATAATTACGGTGAAGCAAACTTAGGATTATAT is part of the Rippkaea orientalis PCC 8801 genome and harbors:
- the cas12k gene encoding type V CRISPR-associated protein Cas12k (Type V-K CRISPR systems have also been known as with the large Cas12k protein, has also been known as type V-U5, and Cas12k as C2c5.), with the translated sequence MTHITVVQCRLIAPESTLQHIWKMMAQQQTPLINQLLHDINTHPDINTWLTANQLPSKLVETLAQPLKTQSPYQGLPGRFITSAIILVKEMYASWFAIQTQKRLSLEGKKRFLTILKSDKQLIQDSQTDFLTLCYKAQQLLKRTQNKLKLDEPQHSEKAHWSIINALYPAYNNAKTPISRAAFALLIKNNGQVPDTPENPDYYQQRRKRKEIQIRRLEEQLKASLPKGRILDSKHWENTLKLAQTPITTIEEITSLQTQLLQKYSHLPFPVFYGTNTDLTWFKNPQGRICVKFNGLNQYPFQIACNKRQYPWFQRFFTDYQSYKSHKQQVPTGLMVLRSARLLWQPTNGQGEPWNTHHLSLHCAIDNDLWTISGIQQVKQQKILQTEQKIANFHSKALEKELTPNQQQRLKASQTSLNLLKTFDINEFFPSKCSLYQGSPDIILGVSIGLENPATIAIINISTQEILTYRTTKQLLSRTRKVRNKKPNSNNSNQSLSSAYKQISNYELFLQYQQQKHHNQHQRHNAQINDANNNYGEANLGLYLNRLLAKAILELAQQYQVSLIILPSLKNKRELIESEIRAKAELKYPGCKEKQDSYAKDYRTNVHQWSYQQLIKCIESKAAQIGIDTATGKQMNLETSQDQARNLVLNFCQKFSPTQV